A section of the Deinococcus taeanensis genome encodes:
- a CDS encoding GNAT family N-acetyltransferase: MTPRPESIRIETLTAEPATLDALSDLLVETVAHGGSVSFMHPLAPAEARAFWEAALTAAARGERMVLGAWADGALLSTVTLLLDCPPNQPHRAELAKMMTAPGARGRGLALTLLREAERLAQAHGRTLLVLDTASDGGAAGLYERAGYTFAGEIPDYALKPHGGLTGTRLYYKRLPTAP, translated from the coding sequence ATGACCCCACGCCCCGAGTCGATCCGCATTGAGACCCTGACCGCCGAGCCAGCCACCCTGGACGCCCTGAGTGACCTTCTGGTCGAAACGGTCGCGCACGGCGGGTCCGTGAGTTTCATGCATCCGCTGGCGCCCGCCGAAGCCCGCGCCTTCTGGGAGGCAGCCCTGACCGCCGCTGCGCGCGGCGAACGCATGGTGCTGGGCGCCTGGGCCGACGGGGCACTGCTCAGCACCGTCACGCTGCTTCTCGACTGTCCACCGAACCAGCCGCACCGCGCGGAGCTCGCGAAGATGATGACCGCGCCCGGCGCGCGTGGCCGGGGCCTCGCCCTGACCCTGCTGCGCGAAGCGGAGCGGCTCGCGCAGGCGCATGGCCGCACGCTGCTGGTGCTGGACACCGCCAGCGACGGCGGCGCGGCGGGCCTGTACGAACGCGCCGGGTACACCTTCGCCGGGGAGATTCCCGACTACGCTCTGAAACCCCACGGAGGGCTGACCGGCACCCGGCTGTACTACAAGCGCCTGCCCACCGCGCCCTGA
- a CDS encoding helix-turn-helix domain-containing protein, which yields MTGPSPETVNEAGQRLAQQITREREARGWSQTTLAARSGVSRAAVSRIERSEMSPTAVTLVRLAGALDLTLAGLLLRAEGHTEHERLCRSGAQHEWRDPQTGYTRRQLFAAPGHPLEAAQVTLPPQQQVTLPAESYAHIQQVVWVVSGTLSLTEHRAPDRTVELSAGDCLGFGTPCDVTFRNASPEPCTYAVLLARRTA from the coding sequence ATGACGGGTCCCAGCCCAGAAACCGTGAATGAAGCCGGGCAGCGCCTCGCGCAGCAGATCACGCGGGAGCGCGAGGCACGAGGCTGGTCCCAGACGACGCTGGCGGCCCGCTCCGGCGTGTCCCGGGCTGCCGTGAGCCGCATTGAACGCAGCGAGATGAGTCCCACGGCCGTCACGCTCGTGCGCCTCGCAGGAGCGCTTGACCTGACCCTGGCGGGGCTGCTGCTGCGCGCGGAAGGCCACACCGAGCACGAGAGGCTCTGCCGGTCCGGCGCGCAGCATGAGTGGCGCGACCCGCAGACCGGATACACCCGCCGGCAGCTGTTCGCGGCGCCCGGTCACCCGCTGGAGGCCGCGCAGGTCACGCTGCCCCCACAGCAGCAGGTAACCCTGCCGGCCGAATCGTACGCCCACATTCAGCAGGTGGTGTGGGTTGTGTCCGGCACGCTGAGCCTCACGGAACACCGCGCTCCGGACCGCACCGTCGAGCTGAGCGCCGGGGACTGCCTGGGCTTCGGCACGCCGTGCGACGTCACCTTCCGCAACGCCAGCCCTGAGCCCTGCACGTACGCCGTGCTGCTCGCCCGGAGGACCGCATGA